The DNA region ATTGACACCCTTTAACAATACCCTTTATAATAGTTTTAGCCAGATCTACATCAAGCTTAGCGCTAGCATAATAATCTAAAAAGAATAAAGGCGTAGCAAAATTGCAAATTAAATCATTCACACACATAGCTACTAAATCTTGCCCTATAGTATCATATTTTTTAGCATCAATAGCTAAGCGAAGTTTGGTTCCAACTCCATCTGTAGCCCCTAAAATGACAGGTTTTTTAAAAGTATTTGGCATTTTAAAAGCACCTGCAAAAGACCCTATATTGCCTATAACATTTTCATTAAAAGTTTGTTTAACTAAAGGTTTTATTGCTTTTACAAAAGCATTTCCATTATCTATACTTACACCTGCATCTTCATATGAAATTTTCATTTATTTTCCTTTAAGAAGTAAAAAGGTATTTTAACGAAAAAAAATTTAATAAGGCATAAGATGAAAAATGCTTTTTTTGTAACAGCTTCAATTGCTTGTGGTAAAAGTACTTTTATAAACATAGCAAATTCCATGAATTTTAAAAGTATTGATGCTGATAAAATAAGTCATAAAATTTTAGATAAACATGCTATTGAATTAGCACAAATTTTTTCTCAATTTCATCACAAAAGCCTCTTAATAGAAGATCAAAAAATCGATAGAAAACTACTTGGAAGTATTATTTTTCATAACAAAAAGGCAAAGCAATTATTAGAAAATTTTATGCACCCTAAAATTCGAGCAAAAATTTTAGAACAAATGCAAATTTTAGATCAAGAAAATAAAGCTTTTTTTGTAGAAATACCTCTTTTTTTTGAAAGCGGAGCTTATAATAATTTAGGAAAAGTTATTTTAATTTATGCGCCAAAAGAATTAAGCTTAAAAAGAATGATGCAAAGAGATCATCTAAATTTTAAAGAAGCAAAAGCAAGACTTAATTCTCAAATAGATATTGAAGAAAAACTCAAAAAAGCAGATTTTATTATCAAAAATACAGGATCTTATGCTGATTTTAGGCAAGAATGTGTTAAAGTAATACAAAATATTTCCAAAGGAAAAATGTGAAATTTTACAAATACTGTGCTAGTGGTAATGATTTTATCATCATCAATGCTGATAAAAAAGAAAATAGAAATATCTTAGCTAAAGAACTTTGCAATCGTTATGAGGGTATAGGTGCTGATGGATTTATTGTCATATTACCTCATGAAAAATATGATTTTGAATGGGAATTTTATAATAATGATGGATCAAAAGCAAATATGTGTGGCAATGGATCAAGAGCTGCAGCACATTTTGCGCACCATATTAATAAAATAAATCCTCATATGAGTTTTTTAACAGGAGCAGGAATCATTAAAGCTAAAGTTTGTCAAGATATTGTTGAAGTGTCTTTAGGTCAAGTTAAGAATATACAAAATAGTTTTCAAGATTTAGGGAAAACTTGGCACTTATGCAACACAGGAGTACCTCATTTAGTACATTTTTGCAAAAATTTAAATGAATTTGATATAATACTTTGCCAAAAAATGAGACAAAAATATAATGCAAATGTTAATTTTGCAAAAATCATTAATGCAAATCATTTACAAGTTCGCACCTATGAACGTGGTATAGAAAATGAAACTTTAGCTTGTGGAACAGGTATGGGAGCTTGCTTTTACTTTGCTTTAATTAATCAAAAAGTACACGATCAAATCAAAATTACACCCAAAAGTGGTGAAGAACTTTATTTCAAATTGGAAAAAGAAGAATTATTTTTTAAAGGAAAGGTAAAATACTGCTTTGAAGCTCATTATAATTTTTCTTAGTTTTTTTTCATTTTCACTTTATGCTTTTGATAATTTAAAAGATGGATTTGGAGAAAATTATTACGAACTTGACATCAAGCAAAAAAGACAAGTTTTTTTCACAAAAATGAATGCCATGTTTGACAAAAGTTTTGAAGAAATCAAACAAGAAAGAGCTTTTGTTGAAGCTTTTTTTCAACATGCCTACAAAACAGCTTTTAGGACCTCGAATCAGACAAATCTTAAAAAACTTATTATGCTTAAAAATAAATACCGTATTGAAAATCTTTATGATTTTGCAGAATATAAAAAACGTATTCAAAAAATTCCAAAATCCATGGGTATAGCTCAAGCCCTAGTAGAAAGTGCTACAGGAACAAGTCGTTTTGCCAGAGAAGCTAATAATCTTTTTGGTGAATGGACTTGGGGAGATAAAGGTTTAATTCCTGATTTAAGACACCCAGAAAAAAAACATAAAATTAAAATTTTTGATAGTTTGCAAAATAGCGTTGATTCTTATGTTTTAAATTTAAATCGTCATTTCGCTTATGAAAAATTTCGTAATGCAAGGGTTGAATTTGAAAAAAAGGGTAAAGAAATATCAGGATTAGATGCTATTAAAACCCTAGAATCATACTCTGAACTTAAAGGTCATTATATTAATCTTGTAAGTAAAATCATCAAGCGATATAATCTTGAAAAATATGACAAAGATTTAAATCATATTTAAAACCCAAGAGAAAATTTATCAAAAGGTATAATTTCAAATTTAACTCCTTGTTCAAAAAAACTATCTTCATTAGAAAGAGTGATAAAAATCACATGAAAAATTCCAAGTTCTAAAGCCTTAGAAAGAATTTTTTTAGCTCGTAACTTAATTAAATCTATATCCAAAGTAGGACTTGAAATATAAGCAATTTTATATTTTTTGCTATAAAAACTAAAATATTTATTATAAAATAATTCTTGTTTAAATTTAAAAAGTTCATTTAAAACTAAATTTTCAAATAAATGAATAAAATTTTTAGAAATACAAAGATTATTCCTTAAACCAAAATCTCTAAAATAAATCTTTTGAAGTTTTTTTTCATCATGTTTTAAAATATAAATCATATAAGTATTTTCTAATTCTTTTATAGTGTAATAAACACTGTCTTTTGAAGTTTTTAATATTTTCTTAAGTTCTATAAAAATTTTAGATATACTAATTTGTTGACCTAAATTTAAAGCTAAATATTTTAAAATTTCTAGTTCAAGTAAGTTAAAATTTTGTCTTAAAAGTACATTTTTTTCTCCAAATTCACTGCGTCCACTTTGTAAAAAAAGTCCAACTAAATGATTAATGGGTAAATTTTTCTTATGAATGCTAATAAATTCTTCAAAATCAAAATAATCAAGTTCTAATTCTTCAAAACCTTCCAAAACTAAATCTTTTTTATTGGTACTTAAAAGCATAGGGATAGTAATTTTTGTTAAATCAGGAATAAAATCAAGATTATAAAGACAAAGAATTTTAATTTGCAAATTATTATTTAAAAAATCTGAAAGATTATCTAAACTTTGTCTTTCAAAACGGGTATCATCCATATTTAAAAACAAAACTTCACTTGTTTTAAACTGAGATAGGTAATTAAAAATTAAGGTTTTTTTACCACAAAATTTTGGACCTTTTAAAATAGTATTAGCATTTAAAATCTGAATTTTTCTTTTATAACTTACTTCAAATTTAGGGGGATTTTCATAGAAGAAATTTAGCACCTTCAATTTTAATCCTTAAAAAAAGGATATTTTATATATAAATGATATTTAGGGAAAATCCCTAAATATCACATTTTAGAAGCATCTTGCAAAGTAGCACCTATCATCCAAAGGTTTTTTTCATATTTTGCAATATTTTCTTGAGCAAAAGCTGCTGTTGTGGTATCATTTTCTTTTTCTGCTACTTCATTAAGTTTTTTAAATTCAGTTAAAAGATACTCATAATCTTGTTTTATAAATTCTATCACTTCAATTGGAGTAAAATAGTCTTTTTGCACTTTCGGACTCTTTGCATTTTCTATTAAAACTTTTTGGCAAGTAATAGCTTTTTCTCCAAGTTGTAAAACCCTTTCAGCACAACTATCAAAAAGCTCTGCCATTTCCTCATAAGCTTTTTCTGTATATTCATGTATAGAAAAAAACTGCAAACCCTTAACATTCCAATGATAATTATGAAATTGAACCCATAAATGGTGTGCATCTGCTTGTATTTGTAATAATTGTTTTGTAACGGACATATTACACTCCTCTTAATTTAATTTTTAAAATTATAGCATAAAATTATTATACTCTTTTTTAATAAATTTTTATCAAGATTTTAATATATTTTTTAAAATTAACTTTCCTACTTCTACACCTGGTTGATCATAAGTATTAATTCCAAGCATTACCCCGCAAACTGAAGTAAAAAGCTCATAATAATACATTAAGTATCCTGCATGCCATGCATCAAGTCTTTCAAGTTCTATCACATCAATACTTAAATTTTCAGCAATTAAAGCATGCATAGTCGCATCACATTGTGCATTTAAAAGCTCATGAAGATTAATTTTATTGCTAGAAGAATCTAAAAATTTAAAATGGATATCAGGGATAATAGGAGCATTTTGACTATCTTTAATTTTTAAAAAAGTTACAGTTTTATTTTTAGGTCCATCC from Campylobacter hepaticus includes:
- the coaE gene encoding dephospho-CoA kinase (Dephospho-CoA kinase (CoaE) performs the final step in coenzyme A biosynthesis.); this translates as MKNAFFVTASIACGKSTFINIANSMNFKSIDADKISHKILDKHAIELAQIFSQFHHKSLLIEDQKIDRKLLGSIIFHNKKAKQLLENFMHPKIRAKILEQMQILDQENKAFFVEIPLFFESGAYNNLGKVILIYAPKELSLKRMMQRDHLNFKEAKARLNSQIDIEEKLKKADFIIKNTGSYADFRQECVKVIQNISKGKM
- the dapF gene encoding diaminopimelate epimerase; the encoded protein is MKFYKYCASGNDFIIINADKKENRNILAKELCNRYEGIGADGFIVILPHEKYDFEWEFYNNDGSKANMCGNGSRAAAHFAHHINKINPHMSFLTGAGIIKAKVCQDIVEVSLGQVKNIQNSFQDLGKTWHLCNTGVPHLVHFCKNLNEFDIILCQKMRQKYNANVNFAKIINANHLQVRTYERGIENETLACGTGMGACFYFALINQKVHDQIKITPKSGEELYFKLEKEELFFKGKVKYCFEAHYNFS
- a CDS encoding glucosaminidase domain-containing protein, yielding MKLIIIFLSFFSFSLYAFDNLKDGFGENYYELDIKQKRQVFFTKMNAMFDKSFEEIKQERAFVEAFFQHAYKTAFRTSNQTNLKKLIMLKNKYRIENLYDFAEYKKRIQKIPKSMGIAQALVESATGTSRFAREANNLFGEWTWGDKGLIPDLRHPEKKHKIKIFDSLQNSVDSYVLNLNRHFAYEKFRNARVEFEKKGKEISGLDAIKTLESYSELKGHYINLVSKIIKRYNLEKYDKDLNHI
- a CDS encoding DUF4143 domain-containing protein; its protein translation is MKVLNFFYENPPKFEVSYKRKIQILNANTILKGPKFCGKKTLIFNYLSQFKTSEVLFLNMDDTRFERQSLDNLSDFLNNNLQIKILCLYNLDFIPDLTKITIPMLLSTNKKDLVLEGFEELELDYFDFEEFISIHKKNLPINHLVGLFLQSGRSEFGEKNVLLRQNFNLLELEILKYLALNLGQQISISKIFIELKKILKTSKDSVYYTIKELENTYMIYILKHDEKKLQKIYFRDFGLRNNLCISKNFIHLFENLVLNELFKFKQELFYNKYFSFYSKKYKIAYISSPTLDIDLIKLRAKKILSKALELGIFHVIFITLSNEDSFFEQGVKFEIIPFDKFSLGF
- a CDS encoding Dps family protein, giving the protein MSVTKQLLQIQADAHHLWVQFHNYHWNVKGLQFFSIHEYTEKAYEEMAELFDSCAERVLQLGEKAITCQKVLIENAKSPKVQKDYFTPIEVIEFIKQDYEYLLTEFKKLNEVAEKENDTTTAAFAQENIAKYEKNLWMIGATLQDASKM